The Thermodesulfobacteriota bacterium region TCCACCCGCGACGCTTCCGTCGTGAAGCTGTTCCGCCGGCTGCACGACGAGCTGACGCGGGACGGGAAGGAAGGGGCGAAGGACCTGACCGTGCGCGTCTCCCCCGGCCTTCTGGAAACGCTGCTCAACCAGAAGCGGGAGGAGATCTCCCGCATCGAGCGGATGTGCGGCGGCAGGGTGACCTTCCAGTCCGACGCGGCCCTTCCGCCGTCGACGTTCGCGATCGGAAACGGCGGGACGGGGGCCGGCGGCGGAACCGGATCCGGCGCAAGCGGACCCGGCGGCAGCGGGTCCGGCGCACGTTGACACGTTGAGATGACCCCCGGGGACGCGCTCCGGCGCATCGCGCGGCGCTACATGCGCGCGTCGCTGGTCTACCTGTCGCTGGGCGCGCTTCTCGGGGCCTTGATGCTGTGGGCGGGGAACGATAACCTGCTGTTCCTCCACAGCCATATGCTCCTGGTGGGCGGGGTTCTCTTCGCCGCCTATGGGGCAGGATACCTCTGGATCGCCGGGCGAGCGGACGCAACCCCGCCCGGCGATTCGACTTCCGAAAAGTTGGCCGCCGCACAGTTCTGGCTGGCGAATGTCGGCCTTCCGGGGATGCTCCTCGGTTCGGTCCTCCCGGTGGGCTACGGCCTGGACCGGATCGGCCTCCCCTTCGGCTTCATGGAAGCCGCCGCCGCGATCCTGTTCGCGGTGGTGATAAAACGTCAGAACCGGGACGTTCCTTAGAACTCCCGCAAAAGTGGGACAGACCTGCAGCTCTGTCCCCAAACTGTGCAAGAACTCATGAACGTCCCCGTTCTGCGCCTGGATCAGGGAATCAACGGTTCGCCGGGGTGGAATGCGCGGAAGCCGCACCGGCCGTCATCCGCGATGAAGAAATAACGATACTGTTCCTTCCATGACGGCAGCACGGCCAAGACCTTGCCGGGAGGCTCGAGGTCTGTCCCCGTTCTGCGGAAGTTCTCAGGAACGTCCCGGTTCTGACGTTCCTGATGGAAATGCCCCAGGACGATGATGTTGATCCCGACGTCGAACTTTTTCCGGGCGTACTCGCGGCATTCCGCCTCGGGGAAGGATTCCTTATGGCGGAGGTTGTATCGTTTCAGCTTCCGCTCCACCCGGTCCGCCAAGGGGAGGAAGAACGAGGGGGGGAGCAGGGCGACCGCCTTGTTGGCGAGGCGGTTTTTCGAGAGCCCTTTCCAGAAACGGTAGGAGAGGTCGGCCTTGTTCACGGTGTCGCCGTGGGAGAGGAAGACCCGTTTCCCGGCGATCGTCGCCTGGAGATCGGCCTCGGAGACGAGGTCGAAGGTGGTTCCTCCGTGCTCGCTCGCCAGGTAGAAGTCCCGGTTCCCCTCGATGTAATAGATGCGGAAGCCGCCGCGCCGCAATTCCCGCAGCCG contains the following coding sequences:
- a CDS encoding UDP-2,3-diacylglucosamine diphosphatase, whose protein sequence is MENRLPNPLDRAVFLADAHLNQDDVHCRRFLEMADRAASEKIPMFLLGDMFDLWFGNRGLTFAFQRAIIERLRELRRGGFRIYYIEGNRDFYLASEHGGTTFDLVSEADLQATIAGKRVFLSHGDTVNKADLSYRFWKGLSKNRLANKAVALLPPSFFLPLADRVERKLKRYNLRHKESFPEAECREYARKKFDVGINIIVLGHFHQERQNRDVPENFRRTGTDLEPPGKVLAVLPSWKEQYRYFFIADDGRCGFRAFHPGEPLIP